Proteins co-encoded in one Ananas comosus cultivar F153 linkage group 15, ASM154086v1, whole genome shotgun sequence genomic window:
- the LOC109721714 gene encoding uncharacterized protein At5g01610: MEKALTKVGSFWISRKAKEEISSIGEDLSRFSSTVEEKAKWIFEKLKGKPLKSLPDLLREYNLPPGLFPRNIITYEFDETNSKLVVHLPSTCEVSFKDSSVVRYASRVKGTLSRGKLANIEGMKTKFMVWVKVTHVGVESYKSDKVCFTAGVKKLRPKDAYEIPRDSITAEDF; this comes from the exons ATGGAGAAAGCGCTTACGAAGGTGGGGAGCTTTTGGATCTCGCGAAAGGCGAAAGAGGAGATCTCCTCCATCGGCGAAGATCTCTCC CGTTTCTCGAGCACTGTGGAAGAGAAAGCTAAATGGATCTTCGAGAAATTGAAAG GTAAACCACTGAAATCCTTGCCTGACCTCCTCCGTGAGTATAATCTCCCACCGGGCCTCTTTCCTAGAAACATCATAACCTACGAGTTCGATGAAACCAACTCGAAGTTGGTTGTTCACCTGCCTTCAACCTGTGAGGTCAGCTTCAAAGATTCTTCTGTAGTGAGGTATGCGTCCCGCGTCAAGGGGACCTTGTCGAGGGGCAAGCTCGCCAACATAGAAGGGATGAAGACCAAGTTCATGGTGTGGGTCAAAGTCACTCATGTAGGTGTGGAGAGTTACAAGTCCGACAAGGTGTGCTTCACGGCTGGGGTGAAAAAGCTGCGGCCGAAAGATGCTTACGAGATCCCTCGTGATTCGATCACAGCGGAAGATTTTTAA
- the LOC109720949 gene encoding myosin-4-like — MAEINSKPFESVQAALSLFEEKTDRKKFGSTGNVEARKEESDILLKELANCKVLLEIKESLNMQSNLKLEVCRKTIEELSTQLKNVEVESDKYEREYLKAQGHIAKLEYDNKVIKGQIMEFESKKDHHCVCMKSLLNAAGESKVTAWGEMLAKTIEIDYFQMELKQVKELYLSSRNVSSDAIDYLSQTQSKIEMMQMENIGNSVYMVTMEDGIRRMEEVLQSARQKIAELNCQVETLQRSMQEMNGEMSEMRTRELELEVEIVLLNTELHRSRTPIAGAEVAEARFSSAQAGLCLAVQQLSMQAEKAKSLKLPINSVADVVIDDEASEVNQEAVVQKYSGKANVLADIPLKNDCEPLVREHKNETDTLREELETAKAEINDLRFSLKEAVRRNGLAEKGKAAIEDQLRSWRKQQQQQRRCASEAKMERIVTRNVNMVYANPSAYELSISKPVLRGVSLHANRSASFGNEKHFNYVPLGKILNMKY, encoded by the exons ATGGCTGAGATCAATTCAAAGCCGTTTGAGTCCGTACAGGCCGCGCTATCCCTATTTGAGGAGAAAACTGATCGAAAGAAGTTCGGCTCAACTGGTAATGTG GAAGCGCGGAAGGAGGAGTCGGACATCTTATTGAAGGAATTGGCCAATTGCAAAGTGCTGCTCGAAATAAAAGAATCTTTAAATATGCAATCCAATCTCAAGCTCGAAGTATGTCGGAAAACGATTGAAGAGCTGTCGACACAGTTGAAGAATGTTGAAGTTGAAAGCGATAAGTATGAGAGAGAATATTTGAAAGCTCAAGGCCATATTGCGAAGCTTGAATATGATAACAAGGTGATTAAAGGCCAAATCATGGAATTTGAGAGTAAAAAGGATCACCATTGTGTTTGCATGAAATCTCTGCTCAATGCTGCCGGCGAATCAAAAGTTACTGCATGGGGAGAAATGTTGGCAAAAACTATAGAAATAGATTATTTTCAAATGGAACTGAAGCAAGTAAAAGAGTTGTATCTATCATCTCGAAATGTTTCTTCGGATGCAATTGATTACTTGAGCCAAACTCAATCAAAAATTGAGATGATGCAAATGGAAAACATTGGAAATTCAGTGTATATGGTGACAATGGAGGATGGCATCAGAAGAATGGAAGAAGTTCTTCAAAGTGCGAGGCAGAAAATCGCTGAATTGAACTGCCAAGTTGAAACTCTCCAAAGAAGTATGCAGGAAATGAATGGTGAGATGTCTGAGATGAGGACCAGGGAGCTGGAATTGGAAGTAGAAATTGTGCTGCTAAATACTGAGCTCCACAGAAGCAGGACGCCAATCGCTGGCGCTGAGGTTGCAGAAGCAAGGTTTAGTAGTGCTCAAGCTGGGTTGTGTCTTGCTGTGCAGCAACTGTCGATGCAAGCTGAAAAAGCCAAGAGCTTGAAACTTCCTATAAATAGTGTCGCTGATGTGGTGATCGATGATGAGGCATCTGAAGTAAACCAAGAAGCAGTTGTCCAGAAATATTCAGGAAAAGCCAATGTGCTAGCAGACATTCCACTTAAGAATGATTGCGAACCACTTGTACGTGAACATAAAAATGAGACGGATACCTTAAGAGAAGAGTTGGAAACTGCTAAGGCTGAGATCAATGACTTGAGATTCAGTTTAAAAGAGGCAGTAAGGAGAAATGGGCTTGCTGAGAAAGGTAAGGCGGCAATAGAAGACCAACTGAGGAGCTGGAGgaagcagcagcaacaacaacgaAGATGTGCTTCAGAAGCTAAAATGGAGCGTATCGTCACAAGAAATGTGAATATGGTGTATGCAAATCCTTCAGCATATGAACTATCTATCAGCAAGCCAGTGCTTCGTGGGGTATCTTTACATGCAAATCGAAGTGCTTCGTTTGGTAATGAGAAGCATTTCAATTATGTTCCTCTTGGTAAGATCCTCAATATGAAATATTAG